In Rhipicephalus microplus isolate Deutch F79 unplaced genomic scaffold, USDA_Rmic scaffold_1149, whole genome shotgun sequence, the sequence AACCCACCGGAATAACTCTGACGGTGTTAGATGGGTTACTTTGCACAGACGTCTGATGTCGTCGAGAACGGCACAGTGCTTGTATCTCGACACATGCGTTCCGGCCCTCAAGACCGCCTTATCGTGACGGCTAAAACGGTTGAAGAACATGTCCAAAGCAGCGACCATTGACAGGTAGGATCTGTCTTTAATCCAGTGGCCGAATTTGTGCTCTGCGCGCTCCAAATACGTACTACTGCAGCGAAAAGTCTCCAAGATGCATTTTAGGTTGTTGTCCCGCAGGCGTTGCATGTAATTTTGCCTACCACCGTGGCACTTGGCTACGAGAAGGCGGTAGATGCACACTACGAGAGCGAGGAGACCGGCGCGATTGGGCGCGTTGTCAACGGCCGTTGTTTCTGTGTCGACAGGGTATTCCGGTCCCATCTGTTCCGTGATGGTCAAAAGGTCCCACGGCGATACTGTTTCTCCTGCGCAGCCGATGGTCACGCCGAACGACTTCCAGTCTTCTGTGAGCGTGCCCTTGATCTTTGCCCCTTCGACGTACATGAATTCGACGACGTATTCCACTTGCAAGCTGCCGGCAGCCAAGCCCGCAGACACGGCTTTCGCGAGGCGCTCGTCCGATGCGAAGCAGCGTTTCACGAGAGCGATAGGCTTCGATCCTGGATGCGCCGCAAACCATTCTGATGGGTACTCCGGGGGAGGACGAGCTTTTGGCTCGCCCAGTGCTCGGGAACACTTCGAAACATCTGCCGGCAAGGCCCAATCTTCTTTGCGATGATCACTCGGGGCCATGTCGGTCGCACTCCGCGCATACGCCACGTGGCAGGGAGTGAAGTGACTGAtcaaaccaacgcctcctctaggaagatgcctgccgaatgagaaaaaaaaaacagctgccacacccttttccTCCTTCATTTcgaaatgttctcggtcgctagcgtcacttgtggcggacggtgcaacaacgcaacactttgccatgacctactacactcctgacctgttcagatagcggggttcctatgggagcgcgtgtccccgctctcgttcaatcgctcgccgtaggtggcgctacctataacctgttcgtctgctactgtgcggccggcaggagggcgacggactgataccatgcgtctgcttctgtgacaaactgcctatacgtgtgattgttttttgctgaaaaggctaacgtgtgctatgtgttacattttagtagttaggctatactggttgattgacttctaaagctgtatatttgcgtagaaatgtcttgctgcatggttgtttttgccattccagcctaaaaaaacttcaatttagtattcataaagcttttgactaataatgtactcattggtaatagaatatcaaactgattttaggttgtttaggacgcgtcaggtgaaacgcagtgcccctgttgagcacttaccttggacactcgccctcgacaggtgttacacttgtagtcaattgatagaagagaataatgcacatacgccaacggacgcatatcaaggagagacacaggaattgaagctttaactcttactgtgacctacacaacaaaaattgtgcgtcaaatttcgctacgggagtttgtctgctggaacggggagcgctggccgatgcgcgtttctatgattttatatgtccgtgcgatgagacgatatggtaaaggcagtgatgtgcctatcgagggcaacacattgcgaccccaataaagtttttatcgtcatcattatcatcatcttgtcgagcatagttaataataataataataataataataataataataataataataataataataataataataataataataataataataataataataataataatgttttatttttcatcaatagtttgatgaaggacagcggcaggtaaaagctgctcttcgaaagaggcagcttgacataggcccacagacgcctttagcacgacagcactggcaaacagttagcaatgttatctaagcaacaattacaaaaatatcaagttcaaattctaaaaataaaaatagcaaccatgataacaatgtagcaactgcaaagaaatcttgaaaactatacatgtgtatatcgtgcaattgagttcgggtacagagtaagaaatctatgccagctttcacatatttatcaattaacgtagaaactgtgtagaacaacctatctgtggagtagtttgttctcgaagtttttattttccatgtttctttatgtcatgtttcgaacaaattatttggctgcagtttcgagaggtcgtacaaataatgtcgactttcttgaaattgacgcctgaccaccaatgctaacttaaaatcgtagagacgatgtaggggtggtattccagcctgttgaaacaattcacttctgcgagcatcatacgaccagtaaaaaattattctaatatacgtcttttgcatcaggtacagtttttgtaagcgcgtgttagtcgtagtccttcataccaagaaacaataagcaagatgccaacagaacagtcatttataaagtaagaattttaccttgtatagtagaacagttttgccactgtacaccgtgccctctacgcgagataactgacccagcacactgtaaatgcgatcgtttcaaagcatattgctcgaaaatgtaactccaagaatttttatacaatttactaactcaataatagtatcgccatacttgaaatgtatgttttcattaacagacttatttttagggcggaatagtaccgcctttgttgtactagtggttatgtttgattgatagcgcccaagggcgacacccgcagttggggcgcgtacacatgctgaaaatgtgccattatactcgtttgtcaatgaaaagcagatccctcaaagtgatatcaaggtttctgctaaaagaatttggcgagtgtatgcgtgtgattcgagcaatgttacagcacttcaaaatgaaacaaaacacatttgtcgctttacttatgcgtgccacaatatgccagttaaagctgatgtttcaaacaaagtttctgcactttcgaagaatatcctacttgctggcacacagtgacggcttgtgtctgcaataaagaaaaacatatgtacgcgtacagagctgcgtgcatttgggtcatagttcaataaaatgtgctagcaaggttctgggcgcgtacatgatacaatggaggcatgcaactaaacttttaaaatcttgcgagattttggcttttcggctattctctttctctttccttctttggctgttttgtcccgcacgtagtttgagaagaaaggacggctaaatttttgcaacactagccgcgccatggcttctcggtgctcgctagtagcgcctttatggctgaaaagagggttcaaggccactgcaggtagcacagtttgcacaaaaagtgccatcggcctctttttggaaatggccaatggcgcaaatgcttccgcggccctttctagagtgctcacaaaggaaagaaatgagatcgttgggtatgaaagccctcccctgtctaaattaaatatcacagcagtagctggtccagatgagctgggagccttgattttgccgatgcagtcgtcgcaagtaatgcaatcctcagctgctttcaccaggaagcccgctataaggccaagcgtgctggcccttatgcctggctgtggggcacctgtgggaaggtagaaatgaaaagtgtgcaagaattttatcagtatatagataagcatgcatgattaaaccgacacgtgtccgtatacaaaatatgagaaatatatatatatatatatatatatatatatatatatatatatatatatatatatatatatatatatatatatatatatatatatatatatatatatatatatatatatatatatatatatatatatggatgttaatgcgctttcagataacaactgttgccccaccgcggtggtctagtggctaaggtactcggctgctgacccgcaggtcgcgggaccgaatcccggcttcggcggctgcactttcgatggaggtgaaaatgccgtaggcccgcgttctcagatttgggcgcacgttaaagaaccccaggtggtcgaaatttctggagcccttcactacggtgtctctcataataatatggtggttttggaacgttaaaccccacatatcatcaagataactgttcattcagccgacgtttgcgtcgggagagccccgtctttttcaaggtataataatatttacacattttccgcgtcgatttatagcttgtcacgacaggagggaagaagtccggagaatagtataaacaacaacataaaaaaaactgagggagaaacgtttaaaaataaaaaaaaaatctaggagaagaagcaagagaaagacgacgggattaggaagggacagcatctcaagagagtaaggcgaacgcaaacgagccatgccatcatctgtgtgccagttatgacagtgattcaaaaccgccgaaaatttcttccccgattgcgggaaagggacgtcggttagtcgagttgtgtgggcgcctggtgaaagcatgttatatttttaaatgtaagccatagtacctgcttgtaccatggacttatcgttacatacatacacagtataactgattgagaagcatgttttcatctacatcgtgcactgacgcaaacgctgcctcacgcggcttgcatgtaacacagtaagcagcgcagagtttataatatatgcataatatcgtatagtggggaattgttggacggtgtgtaataatttttaaataatgtaaatcattccattacacggaatcaacgagatatgaaaagcgcaccacggcaagtctgcagggcttctagatgtggccgcatcgtctgggttatagtagcagatgtcgatgccgcgcactcgcctgacgacccttgattctggtttactagcgagtgcatttccagaggttgtccggcttgctttactgctgtggagcacgacgcctgccttgcactgggcgatccaagaggagacgttgtttgctctgtactgccgcttggtgatgagtgcgtcattcccatcacgaggactttctgcagtgatgaaagcgcagcacgggcgtctgtctgatcgttgcttccttgaagctgtctgatggtggaaaaaagtgcttcgacagggtcactggagaatttggcagtcaacacgtataggaaacctgaacggatgagaaattgtgtgcactgtactgtggacattgtggtcagttggagagcttcgtatgtttcaagagatatgaatgccctcttatgtggtgccgcggctttccatgctgcgaaaaagggcagaaattcctgctccagccatatcaacctgaaaataaagcagtttattgtagaaaatatgaaacctagcgggataaatggaatgtacctgtcatcatctggggaactgaacggcatcctgttttggtcccggcttactacgtggaaggttgtatttcttatgttgtgtatggtgaaccatttaaatatcatttccatcagctcgatggttggcaggcagtcttcaaacccgaaaatgccaaatctgcggccgtattgtaagaggtatcgtaaggccgatgtcacctagaaaccaaggagacgcgacatattaaaaatgatcggaattatttagagagaggtttctaagcttggacgttcgtatacagcaagtgagacgagttacaagtggcactgcagtcatcaataacgtgcacttttaagtgagtttgtgttagtgaacatatatttatagaagctctaatgatacgtaattattgtgtggtaagcaatacgcgcaggtacattcgttaagaaagggaaattgtatgttcagataaccatgcgctgttagcagcagcagtagcagcagctcatgtgcatgtttttatgtgaccatactgataaatatgttagcagttatatacgtattgaattacattttcaccatttgcttccgtttgggttctacaaacaaataaaccagaaactaacatgaatattcacgtatcgtttgcggtgaattactattaaaaggcagtttttgtactgcttcatttgaacgaaaagctgcaaaattttttctgcttctgcatgaacattcacttgacgtaatatgatgtaaaatgagttgtggcgtaatattagcgcataaaagtttgcccgagcgcgccaaagaatttgagaagtataaacgtcactactgatagaaaactgcgagcatgattctagctcaattagatgtatttttttgtgtaatacaggttgcaggaagcatacataatttacagctaacgaaaaggcatttcctgcatgacctgtgtgcgtcacgcattgtgatgtctacaaggaatacagagaatctgggagtgtgtgacactaacgctaaatgggtttacaccttttcttatacatgcctgtggagagaacacttcaacggccctcttcacgcttaatttctcgaagttcgtcgggtaaacgtgcttctgcgtaaggttccgaacaagcttgaacgacgactgtttttctgttatgtccagcaactttctcaaatacgtggggctgtagtaatgcccattgttgaacagaacgcgtttggtggacaacatctggttgcggagatttttcaggatgtggcagtggtcaaaagaaaggaagagcctccgattcatatccattggatgtctgcaacaacaacaaaaaaaaatgaataaataaattggagaaaggcggcgtttgcggtgtgaataattagttgcatatacggttttctgttttttaccaaagtaatgtaaatgttagccattcgaaggacgtgtgcgttgttaattattaccttattataaaatttctccactcatgccatgatcctgcaggtctgtgtgtgtgttttattgagattacctacaccttaaatcttccgaaactttaagtatactcacccattcatacagtcgcatgcaggtgcgcatacattacgcaaacgcgtaacgtcaattgatttgtaaagacgggctatttacagcgattgtactgttgatagcaatcttgttatggacacggctttcttatatggcagcgctgattaaaaaaaaagaagggggggggggggctctgatgctgatacaggcttttttttttgtgcgaccaagtcttttttttttttttcactcaaacacggcatgcatgcgcgtgcatacattgattgatagatatgtggggtttaacgtcccaaaaccaccatattattatgagagacaccgtagtgaagggctccagaaatttcgaccacctggggttctttaacgtgcacccaaatctgagaacgcgggcctacaacatttccgcctccatcggaaaagcagcagccgcagctgggattcgatccatgcatacattgagggcacactgcgaatacatataaaaaaatatttacactaggcattgcgcacagcttaatgcgagctgagagcaaaaatatatacttagcaacttacggcacaactggcatcatacgaccattccctaacatggtgaacatctttttgttcgaagcgtggttgtcagctacaagtcggaccacttggaatcctgcttcttcgatggacttaattacttcaagtgttagttgatgcaggtggtctccttttactgactgcgtgaaataatatcccacgggtagcctgaaaaagataaaaattagcagtattctgtagcgtcggtgtcagctgggcttaaaatctcactccgttggagagaggaggagagccaattgctcatctcgagcgcttgtcaaataagtgcacaatgctaaagttgacttgccgggggaaagggggggggggagccctccttaaaaaatagaagacgactccccctgcccctccccagactttcagccctggtcgcggaatagcacatcattggttaattaaagacaacgttttctttttatatctataggtggggttagtctttcagtcacagcgaaacgtatagtgatagacaaagtgatgattcacttacgtgtagtgcgttgataagcctacaaatacaaaggcgagaaggtgtgtggccagctcgttctgaatgcccacttctttttctaggcctcccatttcgactaggccatggactttgtctccttttttttcgtacgtcagtgcttgctttaaagacatttcatccacaatcaaagagcccattttttcctaacaaaaaaaatgggggggggggaattcactgttaacagacatgcgttatatatcggcggagacagttaattatataaataaccttctttgttgttccgtacatgacccataatttaacagaaatgattagggtttagagcaaacatagcgcactgccgtatactcttaaacaatacatcttacgttcgagtaatccttgccacaggtctggtccctgtttattcactttaaatcacttttcattcggctatactagcatgtattttgatcagtcaaacactgccgcgtgcgctgcttccttcgttattcgcgtgcatattgtaaataattctgatcgaagtaacgtacccgttcggacaagtgtgtgctttccgtgtgcagcctttgcttcattagcgacgaaacaactgctccagtacagtagccaatgtaacgcttcagtgtcatgcgacttggaagggtgaggcacccagacctccgcaacatttcgtacccgcagggtgatttagcttgccacattatggcctgcctgatggtcacctctttccaacggtgatttttctcacgcaggcattgcaattgctccttcaaaaattcagccttcttgtcgttctcgtccagcatttcctgatgatgaaagggcagttgaaatgcgtaaatcacgcgcaagataacatactggaagaaagcggaagtgcaggggagaatggaagcttgacccgctgaaacatcgtagagcagggaatgccggcgcatccaacaattcgacatttacgtactggacttgcccttgtcaagacaagtttagatgttgtgggagagtgagcaaacgttcacacacacgctactaaaggaggctgttgctgtcctgacaaagaatagtgcacctgattgtcgaaaccttgcatttggcatcattccttattcaacaattcataatcgcgagaaaagatatgcgtttactcttaagacaataatagatgtttcatgtcaccacgtggacattcaattgcagctatgctacattaatgaattgcgcaacttcagacttgcgtcatgttcagtaaccggccaccgactcacacatacggactagcggaaactgttcacttacactttccaaaccattccttcctttttgaatgcaatgctgctcgctcaagtttataaggcagacatcacatgtgcgtcaagcgtggcttcctgtacgagcataaaccgatcggcccatagcaccaacacaacacagcttgcaaattactgtctttccagttgtcagtccaatgtccttaattgtttgcgacgacagaaatttgaactcgttgttcgcaggataaaggaataaactcggggtgcgccaatcacgcaagggggtacacaccgaccttcgtatcttaaacacttgctcatgtgcgcgcttacccaccaaccttcttttattccgtgtccttatgtcaggcctacaccttcgtatgaccagaaagattgccagcatcggcgtacactaaaatgtcacgtaaatttatatgaagaagaaaatctataaacagagtttctctcgagcagacatcatgacagcggacttgtcatccttaaggctataattgtatttcagtctttcagaaaacaagcctgcttgtcgaaacgccggctcgaaacaactttgctaaaactactgattaagcgagttggttcatgattattttcagtgtttgtgtgtgtgtaaacagcgattaaagaatgggaacaacccctgttcacaggttttttactgcaagcttccatcctcccctttctgacgtttcttacaaaaaagtatagggacactaagttaatagactgataaatgagtacctgataattctctatcgttcctgttccgatcatacgactattagaacagaaaaaattaagactaggtttaatgttctgagtttggcgaacaatcttcgacacgtgcacgtcgctttatgttgcgtcgctccttgtgtacttggccgcattggctgagaacatttctttgaaacttgctacttcagaccttgcatctactaacacagcagtcttagacattacctgaggccgtcaaagtatgacgtcactgctagccgatgcgcgagaacttaagggtagcatcgccacctttacaatctcttatagtttcgagaattccttcgctcaccggacgtcctctcgtagtacgggtgatgttgatagaattgacttactcctaaattgttattatgttcagagtcatttaaaattaagtgcgaatataaaaggattaatataacattcgtccactgacgtaactgcgtacctgcagcgttagagcgccattcgcctcggcgagggctttcatctcgaaaaaatctttctttagcttctctagctgtgaatgcaaattactgttcatttctttcagcctgctgcacttccgccgcaacgtcttagttgccgcgaccagggagcgcatcttcttcaaaccgatcgacgtttgcgacgtcatggagcgccgcactggcctcttctggtgttccccttgtataactgaactacagtcctccatgttgtcctgacttgatggaaaatgcaaccactcggcctcttgtgcagtttcaattgggttttcagaactatatacttccccaggctccgctgatgctcgctcttcttgagaagaatctgcgttggacgttcccctgttaagccgaaaaaatagcgaagcatgacagatatattgtcccgctaaacgcataagggaatactgctaacattattcttatccgttgttgtgttagacttcaagttttacttacagtatttttacttgtatgggtgccagcgttgtttccccctgcgttcgttttagccgctttttccgcggcattggatcttgcccacgtggatcaggagaagcgggaaataaggaaggcacggctgtgggcttcaacatcttccttttcgtcactgttctgtaatcttcagcggtaaaatgcaggctgcataccttcgaccggtcgctgggctcccagcgatgctttcctgaaccttcatcaaaggtaaaggcgtatacgcatggctagcaagattgcaaaataacagtccataacaccttttttgtaattaatttttccaaaatgtaacaagccaaatggggaggttaagaaaaagcatagccacgattttattctggggaagtacctgtatacccatttagtgcattttcatattttctcgcagcctttgtaaatgtctttttagatgactacattcgtcgattgatgtttagtgatggtacgtggtcgagtccagtggcatacttgaagccctttattcgaagagctcattggctatacaaggtttcataacaaagctgaatttcctaatggctgctcagtaacgaagcgcgacccaatacgacagagccgaaaccgaggcgcacttgagcgccttggtcttggtttagagcgcaaacctctaacctgtacaatgactccgccgttgacgacgatgacttcagtggtttttgttcttttgcattctccaaaacgaatctttgtcatgcatgatgtaatctcagatgcagcacgcacataaatagagtatctgtcgctgattattccaggttcctcatttcggtttcaccagctgggtctcttaaccctcacagagccgatgggctcattgcacgaaggacttcaattatgtcattatacccgaccgcctgccagccctatatagagtgaacagttaatcgccacatttcgttaccggcgtaacgtttctaattaccttaagtaagcttatacagaaacgaacaaagctgtatgggaagatagaagtttgagatgagaaatacatttgaccaaattcggtcgctaacttcagtgacacccagtgttcaagagttgtccatcgctaaacacacacacacacacacacacacacacacacacacacacacacacacacacacacacacacacacacacacacacacacacacacacacacacacacacacacacacacacacacacacacacacacacacacacacacacacacacacagagagacaaactgtggaggcagcacgtaaatatttcatatcattaatttttttatggatttcggcggcatttgttgagg encodes:
- the LOC142796124 gene encoding uncharacterized protein LOC142796124, which translates into the protein MAPSDHRKEDWALPADVSKCSRALGEPKARPPPEYPSEWFAAHPGSKPIALVKRCFASDERLAKAVSAGLAAGSLQVEYVVEFMYVEGAKIKGTLTEDWKSFGVTIGCAGETVSPWDLLTITEQMGPEYPVDTETTAVDNAPNRAGLLALVVCIYRLLVAKCHGGRQNYMQRLRDNNLKCILETFRCSSTYLERAEHKFGHWIKDRSYLSMVAALDMFFNRFSRHDKAVLRAGTHVSRYKHCAVLDDIRRLCKVTHLTPSELFRWVFLERIVGEIGVTGAKGQELFEEHSYAPYLSDLGLSRRSPYSAT